A genomic segment from Asterias amurensis chromosome 6, ASM3211899v1 encodes:
- the LOC139938928 gene encoding uncharacterized protein isoform X3, translating into MDESDEEPRSCTATTSNSHECFACRNPASLGEGVLIQFTCDNFEDCYDGSDERCEHKCNTIDNPECFACTDPLEPGEGVYHDYVCDNRPDCHDGSDEICFDCNYRGYSDCGANENCNFDISIDFVCDGITNCYNDEDETSCFKCIDGYGKIDSDWFCDDFYDCGDESDEDDYKCGRIAVHSQDKCKWTEWEEWSTCSCDSKTQTRKRQCSCDSECSGDPTDTRVCSPQNCQTDPYSAGGCQWKAWSKWSACDNNCGAGKKYRDRLCSCTSGYCGQDSIEEKGCRGNSTCPEEASDGCGTRQGGKLRIVGGTTANQANWPWQAQLLYKNKFLCGGTLYKRKYVISAAHCFKPGREQAEDWQVQLGKQDTYGTAHHTSHVADLIFDNYNDRTFINDIVIMVLSEPVPELDNKVNSICLDKDKRKKFGADSNCYITGFGLTEDEGSVAQYLQEAPVPYITRDVCKQTAYGNGGIESKMICAGYPDMGGIDACQGDSGGPLVCTAPDDKDPSISRWYLAGVTSWGSGCAKVGFPGVYTDVSQYIDWLLSKTP; encoded by the exons ATGGATGAATCAGATGAAGAACCAA GATCATGTACTGCGACAACATCAAACTCACATGAATGTTTCG CCTGCCGGAACCCCGCGTCATTGGGAGAGGGGGTTTTAATACAGTTTACCTGcgacaattttgaagattgctACGATGGTTCCGATGAAAGATGCGAAC ATAAATGCAACACTATCGACAATCCAGAATGTTTTG CTTGTACTGATCCATTAGAGCCGGGAGAGGGCGTGTATCACGACTATGTATGCGATAACCGACCAGACTGTCACGATGGATCCGATGAGATTTGCTTtg ATTGCAACTACAGGGGCTACAGTGATTGTGGTGCAAATGAGAACTGTAATTTTGATATCAGTATCGACTTCGTATGTGATGGTATTACTAATTGCTATAACGATGAGGATGAAACTTCAT GTTTTAAGTGTATAGACGGCTATGGGAAAATCGACTCTGATTggttttgtgatgatttttATGATTGTGGAGACGAAAGCGATGAGGACGACTATAAATGCGGGAGAATAGCTGTACACTCTCAGG ATAAATGCAAGTGGACAGAATGGGAGGAGTGGAGCACCTGTAGCTGTGATTCTAAAACACAGACTAGGAAAAGGCAATGCTCATGTGACTCTGAATGTTCTGGGGATCCCACCGACACAAGAGTATGCTCGCCACAAAACTGCCAAACAG ACCCATACTCTGCAGGCGGTTGCCAATGGAAGGCTTGGAGCAAGTGGTCAGCCTGTGATAACAACTGTGGAGCTGGGAAGAAATACAGAGACCGTCTATGCTCATGTACCTCTGGCTACTGCGGACAAGATAGTATAGAAGAAAAGGGATGTCGTGGAAACAGCACATGTCCAGAGGAAGCAA gtgatGGGTGTGGTACCCGACAAGGAGGGAAATTGAGGATCGTGGGAGGTACCACGGCGAACCAAGCTAACTGGCCTTGGCAGGCTCAGCtcttatacaaaaataaattcctCTGTGGCGGCACGCTGTACAAAAGGAAATACGTCATTTCAGCAGCTCACTGCTTCAAACCGGG GCGCGAACAAGCTGAGGATTGGCAGGTGCAACTTGGCAAACAGGATACGTATGGAACCGCACATCACACAAGTCACGTCGCTGATCTCATCTTCGACAACTATAACGATCGTACATTTATAAACGACATTGTGATTATGGTGCTTAGTGAACCCGTACCGGAGCTAGACAATAAGGTCAACAGTATTTGTCTGGATAAGGACAAGAGAAAGAAATTTGGAGCAGATTCTAATTGCTATATCACCGGCTTTGGCCTTACTGAAG aTGAAGGAAGCGTGGCCCAGTACCTTCAGGAGGCTCCTGTACCTTACATAACTCGAGACGTATGCAAACAGACTGCGTATGGTAACGGCGGTATCGAAAGCAAGATGATCTGTGCTGGGTATCCCGATATGGGTGGCATTGACGCATGCCAG GGCGACTCTGGTGGTCCTCTCGTATGCACTGCTCCAGACGACAAGGACCCCTCTATCTCTCGTTGGTACCTCGCAGGGGTTACCAGCTGGGGTAGTGGCTGTGCTAAAGTCGGCTTCCCCGGGGTTTACACTGATGTGTCACAGTACATTGACTGGCTTCTATCCAAAACACCATAA
- the LOC139938928 gene encoding uncharacterized protein isoform X2, whose protein sequence is MKGCTNQAYDGEGAPTYFVGDWIADCMDESDEEPRSCTATTSNSHECFACRNPASLGEGVLIQFTCDNFEDCYDGSDERCEHKCNTIDNPECFACTDPLEPGEGVYHDYVCDNRPDCHDGSDEICFDCNYRGYSDCGANENCNFDISIDFVCDGITNCYNDEDETSCFKCIDGYGKIDSDWFCDDFYDCGDESDEDDYKCGRIAVHSQDKCKWTEWEEWSTCSCDSKTQTRKRQCSCDSECSGDPTDTRVCSPQNCQTDPYSAGGCQWKAWSKWSACDNNCGAGKKYRDRLCSCTSGYCGQDSIEEKGCRGNSTCPEEASDGCGTRQGGKLRIVGGTTANQANWPWQAQLLYKNKFLCGGTLYKRKYVISAAHCFKPGREQAEDWQVQLGKQDTYGTAHHTSHVADLIFDNYNDRTFINDIVIMVLSEPVPELDNKVNSICLDKDKRKKFGADSNCYITGFGLTEDEGSVAQYLQEAPVPYITRDVCKQTAYGNGGIESKMICAGYPDMGGIDACQGDSGGPLVCTAPDDKDPSISRWYLAGVTSWGSGCAKVGFPGVYTDVSQYIDWLLSKTP, encoded by the exons atgaaag GCTGTACTAACCAGGCATACGATGGCGAGGGCGCCCCCACTTATTTCGTTGGAGATTGGATCGCTGACTGCATGGATGAATCAGATGAAGAACCAA GATCATGTACTGCGACAACATCAAACTCACATGAATGTTTCG CCTGCCGGAACCCCGCGTCATTGGGAGAGGGGGTTTTAATACAGTTTACCTGcgacaattttgaagattgctACGATGGTTCCGATGAAAGATGCGAAC ATAAATGCAACACTATCGACAATCCAGAATGTTTTG CTTGTACTGATCCATTAGAGCCGGGAGAGGGCGTGTATCACGACTATGTATGCGATAACCGACCAGACTGTCACGATGGATCCGATGAGATTTGCTTtg ATTGCAACTACAGGGGCTACAGTGATTGTGGTGCAAATGAGAACTGTAATTTTGATATCAGTATCGACTTCGTATGTGATGGTATTACTAATTGCTATAACGATGAGGATGAAACTTCAT GTTTTAAGTGTATAGACGGCTATGGGAAAATCGACTCTGATTggttttgtgatgatttttATGATTGTGGAGACGAAAGCGATGAGGACGACTATAAATGCGGGAGAATAGCTGTACACTCTCAGG ATAAATGCAAGTGGACAGAATGGGAGGAGTGGAGCACCTGTAGCTGTGATTCTAAAACACAGACTAGGAAAAGGCAATGCTCATGTGACTCTGAATGTTCTGGGGATCCCACCGACACAAGAGTATGCTCGCCACAAAACTGCCAAACAG ACCCATACTCTGCAGGCGGTTGCCAATGGAAGGCTTGGAGCAAGTGGTCAGCCTGTGATAACAACTGTGGAGCTGGGAAGAAATACAGAGACCGTCTATGCTCATGTACCTCTGGCTACTGCGGACAAGATAGTATAGAAGAAAAGGGATGTCGTGGAAACAGCACATGTCCAGAGGAAGCAA gtgatGGGTGTGGTACCCGACAAGGAGGGAAATTGAGGATCGTGGGAGGTACCACGGCGAACCAAGCTAACTGGCCTTGGCAGGCTCAGCtcttatacaaaaataaattcctCTGTGGCGGCACGCTGTACAAAAGGAAATACGTCATTTCAGCAGCTCACTGCTTCAAACCGGG GCGCGAACAAGCTGAGGATTGGCAGGTGCAACTTGGCAAACAGGATACGTATGGAACCGCACATCACACAAGTCACGTCGCTGATCTCATCTTCGACAACTATAACGATCGTACATTTATAAACGACATTGTGATTATGGTGCTTAGTGAACCCGTACCGGAGCTAGACAATAAGGTCAACAGTATTTGTCTGGATAAGGACAAGAGAAAGAAATTTGGAGCAGATTCTAATTGCTATATCACCGGCTTTGGCCTTACTGAAG aTGAAGGAAGCGTGGCCCAGTACCTTCAGGAGGCTCCTGTACCTTACATAACTCGAGACGTATGCAAACAGACTGCGTATGGTAACGGCGGTATCGAAAGCAAGATGATCTGTGCTGGGTATCCCGATATGGGTGGCATTGACGCATGCCAG GGCGACTCTGGTGGTCCTCTCGTATGCACTGCTCCAGACGACAAGGACCCCTCTATCTCTCGTTGGTACCTCGCAGGGGTTACCAGCTGGGGTAGTGGCTGTGCTAAAGTCGGCTTCCCCGGGGTTTACACTGATGTGTCACAGTACATTGACTGGCTTCTATCCAAAACACCATAA